A window of Dehalococcoidia bacterium genomic DNA:
CCCCCGAACCCGCCGCCACCACCGCCGAAGCCGCCCCCCATCCACGGGCCGCCCCGGAAGCCTCCGCGGCTGCCCCAGAAGCCCGTGGGGCGCCCGCTCTGGACCTGCGTCTTGTATGTCTTGGTGAGCACCCAGTCGAAGGCCGCGCCCAAGAGCGCCGTCGCCACGACCGCCATGCCCAGGGCCAGAACGCCGCCGATGAGCAGCCCGACGAGCGCGCCGACGGCTCCGCCCCAGATCGTTCCCAGCCACACGGTCTTGCTGCGGGCCATGAACCCCGCCATGTACACTGTTACGAGGGCGATGGGCCAGAACACCCATAGCCAGTCGCCGAGTCCGCTCTTGACAGGGTTCTCCTCCAGCGGCGCGGGAGGTGCGCCGGAGCGGACGTAGCCCTCCAGGGACGCGACCGCCGCCGTGACGCCTCCGTCGTAGTCGCCCTCTCGGAAGCGAGGGAGGACCTGATTGCGAATGATCTGGCTGGCGCGGGCGTCGGTGATGACCGGCTCCAGGCCGTAGCCGACCTCAATGCGCACGTCGCGTTCGTTCGGCGCGACCAGCAGCAGGACGCCGTTGTCCGTGCCCTTCTTGCCGATCCTCCACTGCTCGAAGAGCCGCACCGCGTAGTCGTCCACAGTGGTCCCGTCCAGGGAGGGCGCCGTGACCACGACGACCTCCGCCGTGGTGTCCTGCTGTATTTGTCGCAGCGTCTGCTCCAGCCCCTGCCGTGCCTGCGGCGACAGCACGTTCGCGAAGTCATTGACATAGCCTGTGGGGTTCGGTAAGCCCTGGGCAAGCGCTGCCATCGGCAGCAGGGCCGCGAGGAGGAGCGCGGCAAGCATGGCGGAGGCCACCCCGAAGCGTCGTAGTGTAGTGCTCATGTCCTCATGATATGCCCTGCGCGGCGGCGACGCAAAGGAGCACGCAGATTGACATAGGCGGGTCGGCGCGCGTACCATAGCCACGCGAGCAGGCCTTTGCGGACATGGCGCCAGGTCTCTTTTCGTCGGCAGACTCACGCACGTCGTACAGACAGATGGAGGTTCGACTCATGCACGTCCACTGGCCCCAATCTCCTGTTGTCGCATCCATCGCAGCCCTGACGCTTCTCCTGGCGGCTTGCGCGCCCGCGGCAAGCCCTGCTCCGGCTCCCGCAGCCCCTGTTGCTCCCGCCGCGCCCGTCGCGGTGCCCACGCCGACGCCGGCAATCCTGCGCCCCGTGCCTATCGCGCCGACGCCCGCGCCCGCGGCGGCTCCGGCGACACCGACTCCCAGTTCCGCGGCACGGCGCGGCGGCGTCCTGGTCGCCTACACCGCAGACCTGGGGCGCACGCTGGACCCCGCGCAGGAGAGCAGCGCCGTCAACCAGCCGGTCTTTGCCTCCGCGTTCAACCGACTGACGCGCATTGACGCCAGCCGCCTGCCCAAGGAGCGCGTGCTCATCGGCGACCTGGCGGAGAGCTGGGAGGCGAAGGCGGGCGGCACGGAGTGGCAGTTCAAGCTGCGCGACGGCGTCACCTGGAGCGACGGGAAGCCGTTCACGTCCGCCGATGTGAAGGCCACCCTGGACAGGATTATGAAGCCCACGGGTGGCATACAACCGAACTTCACGAGCGTTTTGAAAATCATAACCGCTGTCGATGTCCCGGACGCGCGCACGGTTATCATCAAGACGAGCAAACCCGCGCCGTGGCTGGGCGAGGTGCTGATGCAACCGCCGGCGTCCATCGTGCCGGCGCACATCGTTGCGGCTGACCAGAAGGCGCTGGAGAACAAGCCCGTGGGCACCGGCGCCTTCATGTTCAAGGACTGGCGCAAAGGCGTCTCCGTGGAGTGGACGCGCAACGACAACTACTGGAACAAGCCGTATCCCTATTTGGACGGCGTGAAATGGGTTGAGATCAAGGAGGCGTCCACTCAGTTCGCCGCGTTCCGCACGGGCCGCGTGCATTTCACCGGCTTCGCCACGCGTGGCCTGGAAGTGTCCGAGATCAGGACGCTGAAGAAGGAGATGCCGGACGCGCGTATCAGCGAGTATTCCAGCACCTCCATCTGGATTTTGTGGATGAACAACAAGAGTGGCCCGTTCAAGGATGCGCGTGTGCGGCAGGCCGTCGCCAAGGCGGTCAACCAGAAGGAAGTCATTGACATCGCGCTGGAAGGCGCCGGCTTCCAATCCGACTTCTCCGGTGACATCTCTCTGGCCTGGGCGCTTCCCAAGGCGGAGCAGGACAAGATACCGGCCATCCGCGGTCCCAGCGATAAGGACATCGCCGAAGCGAAGGCGTTGATGAAGGATGCG
This region includes:
- a CDS encoding ABC transporter substrate-binding protein codes for the protein MHVHWPQSPVVASIAALTLLLAACAPAASPAPAPAAPVAPAAPVAVPTPTPAILRPVPIAPTPAPAAAPATPTPSSAARRGGVLVAYTADLGRTLDPAQESSAVNQPVFASAFNRLTRIDASRLPKERVLIGDLAESWEAKAGGTEWQFKLRDGVTWSDGKPFTSADVKATLDRIMKPTGGIQPNFTSVLKIITAVDVPDARTVIIKTSKPAPWLGEVLMQPPASIVPAHIVAADQKALENKPVGTGAFMFKDWRKGVSVEWTRNDNYWNKPYPYLDGVKWVEIKEASTQFAAFRTGRVHFTGFATRGLEVSEIRTLKKEMPDARISEYSSTSIWILWMNNKSGPFKDARVRQAVAKAVNQKEVIDIALEGAGFQSDFSGDISLAWALPKAEQDKIPAIRGPSDKDIAEAKALMKDAGYGNGLTVNWLVADRPVYVSRYAVLSDQLSKIGIKTTTKTAAYPSEYVPALREGKFDMSDSAAVAAMYDPSALLDPWMKGGLENRSGFEDAKIAELFDKQGSITDPVERKKLMDQAQLRLWELAPSVPISIAKYFLALRPEVQGWTHPGVLRDNYMLETIWFKQ
- a CDS encoding TPM domain-containing protein, which produces MSTTLRRFGVASAMLAALLLAALLPMAALAQGLPNPTGYVNDFANVLSPQARQGLEQTLRQIQQDTTAEVVVVTAPSLDGTTVDDYAVRLFEQWRIGKKGTDNGVLLLVAPNERDVRIEVGYGLEPVITDARASQIIRNQVLPRFREGDYDGGVTAAVASLEGYVRSGAPPAPLEENPVKSGLGDWLWVFWPIALVTVYMAGFMARSKTVWLGTIWGGAVGALVGLLIGGVLALGMAVVATALLGAAFDWVLTKTYKTQVQSGRPTGFWGSRGGFRGGPWMGGGFGGGGGGFGG